From a single Staphylococcus epidermidis genomic region:
- a CDS encoding ABC transporter ATP-binding protein, with amino-acid sequence MSNENVLLQVKNLKQYFNQGKHNEVKAIDNISFDVYKGETLGLVGESGCGKSTTGKAIIKLNDITDGAIEYDGKDIHQIRKRKERLKFNKKIQMIFQDPYASLNPRLKVMDIVAEGIDIHKLASSQRDRKKRVYDLLETVGLGKEHANRYPHEFSGGQRQRIGIARALAVEPEFIIADEPISALDVSIQAQVVNLLLKLQRERDITLLFIAHDLSMVKYISDRIAVMHFGKIVEIGPADDIYNYPLHDYTKSLLSAIPQPDPDVERNRQRVLYHEDATLNEERQLNEIRPQHYVFSTQNEAVKLKQKYGLSV; translated from the coding sequence ATGAGTAATGAAAATGTATTATTACAAGTTAAAAATTTAAAACAGTATTTTAATCAAGGTAAACATAATGAAGTTAAAGCGATTGATAATATAAGTTTTGATGTTTATAAAGGGGAAACTTTAGGCCTAGTAGGAGAGTCTGGATGTGGTAAATCAACGACTGGAAAAGCCATTATCAAATTAAATGATATTACTGATGGCGCAATCGAGTATGATGGTAAAGATATTCATCAAATTAGAAAACGTAAAGAGCGATTGAAGTTTAATAAGAAAATTCAAATGATATTTCAAGATCCTTATGCATCTCTAAATCCTCGGTTAAAGGTAATGGATATCGTAGCTGAAGGAATAGATATTCACAAACTTGCTAGTAGTCAGCGTGATCGAAAGAAACGTGTATACGACCTTTTAGAAACAGTTGGTTTAGGTAAAGAACACGCGAATCGTTACCCACATGAGTTTTCAGGCGGACAAAGACAACGTATTGGTATCGCACGTGCATTAGCTGTAGAGCCAGAATTTATTATTGCAGATGAACCGATATCAGCATTAGATGTATCGATTCAAGCTCAAGTCGTTAATCTTTTATTAAAGCTACAACGTGAACGTGATATTACTTTATTGTTTATTGCTCATGATTTATCAATGGTGAAATATATTTCCGATAGAATTGCAGTGATGCACTTCGGTAAAATTGTAGAAATTGGACCGGCTGATGATATTTATAATTATCCATTACATGATTATACTAAGTCATTATTAAGTGCCATTCCACAGCCTGATCCTGATGTTGAGAGAAATCGTCAACGTGTTTTATATCATGAAGATGCAACGCTTAATGAAGAACGTCAATTAAATGAAATTAGACCACAACATTATGTATTTTCTACTCAAAACGAAGCAGTTAAATTGAAACAAAAGTATGGTTTGTCTGTTTAA
- the opp3C gene encoding oligopeptide ABC transporter permease has product MSNKEDVTNINGDISNATMSHTSNDISNTDFIIRDLDLNQEPEMPRQSKNFWQDAWSQLKRNKLAVIGMIGLLLIVIMAFIGPLMNKHDFAEQNVDHRNLPAKIPLLDHVSFLPFDGKGTDGKNAYKEAGAKENYWFGTDQLGRDLWTRTWKGAQISLYIGVVAALLDICIGVVYGAVSGFFGGRVDDVMQRILEIIASIPNLIVVILFVLIFEPSIWTIILAMSITGWLGMSRVVRGEFLKLKNQEFVLASQTLGASKFKLIFKHILPNTLGAIVVTSMFTVPSAIFFEAFLSFIGIGVPAPKTSLGSLVNDGRAMLLIHPHELFIPAIILSLLILFFYLFSDGLRDAFDPKMRK; this is encoded by the coding sequence ATGAGTAATAAAGAAGATGTTACAAACATTAATGGCGATATTTCTAATGCAACGATGTCACATACAAGTAATGATATTTCGAATACAGATTTTATTATTAGAGATTTAGACTTGAATCAAGAGCCAGAAATGCCACGTCAAAGTAAGAATTTTTGGCAAGATGCTTGGTCACAATTGAAACGTAATAAATTAGCAGTAATCGGAATGATAGGTTTGTTGCTTATAGTTATTATGGCATTTATAGGACCATTAATGAATAAACACGATTTTGCTGAGCAGAATGTTGATCATCGTAATCTCCCAGCAAAAATACCATTATTAGATCATGTTTCATTTTTACCTTTTGACGGTAAAGGTACGGACGGTAAAAATGCTTACAAAGAAGCAGGTGCGAAAGAAAACTATTGGTTTGGTACTGATCAACTTGGACGTGATTTATGGACACGTACTTGGAAAGGTGCTCAAATTTCACTTTATATTGGTGTAGTTGCTGCATTATTAGATATTTGTATTGGCGTTGTATATGGAGCCGTTTCTGGTTTCTTTGGAGGCAGGGTAGATGATGTGATGCAAAGGATTTTAGAAATTATTGCTTCTATACCCAATTTAATTGTCGTTATTTTATTCGTACTTATTTTTGAACCATCAATTTGGACTATTATATTAGCTATGTCAATTACTGGCTGGCTGGGGATGAGTAGAGTGGTACGTGGAGAATTTTTAAAATTGAAAAATCAAGAATTTGTTTTGGCATCTCAAACATTGGGTGCTTCTAAATTCAAGTTAATCTTTAAACATATATTACCTAACACATTAGGAGCAATTGTCGTTACATCAATGTTTACTGTTCCAAGTGCAATATTTTTCGAAGCATTTTTAAGCTTTATTGGAATAGGGGTGCCTGCGCCTAAGACGTCATTAGGATCTCTTGTCAATGATGGGCGTGCAATGTTGTTGATACATCCTCATGAATTATTTATTCCAGCAATCATTTTAAGTTTATTGATTTTATTCTTCTATCTATTTAGTGATGGACTACGTGATGCATTCGACCCAAAAATGCGAAAATAA
- a CDS encoding beta-ketoacyl-ACP synthase III has product MNVGIKGFGAYAPKNIIDNAYFEQFLETSDEWISKMTGIKERHWADEDQDTSDLAYNASIKAIEDAGIQPVDIDMIIVATATGDMPFPSVANILQERLGTGKVATMDQLAACSGFMYSMITAKQYIQSGDYKHILVVGADKLSKITDMTDRSTAVLFGDGAGAVVMGEVAEGRGIISYEMGSDGSGGKYLYLDRETGKLKMNGREVFKFAVRIMGDASTRVVEKAGLSSEDIDLFVPHQANIRIMESARERLGIEREKMSVSVNKYGNTSAASIPLSINQELQNGKIKDDDTLVLVGFGGGLTWGAIVIKWGK; this is encoded by the coding sequence ATGAATGTGGGTATTAAAGGTTTTGGTGCATATGCACCTAAAAATATTATAGACAATGCCTATTTTGAGCAGTTTTTAGAAACTTCAGATGAATGGATTTCTAAAATGACTGGTATTAAAGAAAGACATTGGGCAGACGAAGATCAAGACACATCTGATTTAGCATACAATGCAAGTATTAAAGCGATAGAGGATGCCGGCATTCAGCCAGTAGATATAGACATGATTATCGTTGCTACAGCTACTGGGGATATGCCTTTCCCAAGCGTGGCTAACATCTTACAAGAAAGACTAGGAACAGGTAAGGTTGCTACTATGGATCAACTTGCTGCATGTTCTGGCTTTATGTATTCAATGATTACTGCTAAACAATATATACAATCTGGTGATTACAAACATATTTTAGTTGTGGGTGCTGATAAATTATCTAAGATTACCGATATGACTGACCGTTCTACTGCTGTATTATTTGGAGACGGTGCTGGAGCTGTTGTCATGGGAGAAGTTGCTGAAGGTCGTGGTATCATTAGCTATGAAATGGGTTCAGACGGTAGTGGTGGTAAATACTTGTACTTAGATAGAGAAACTGGCAAACTCAAAATGAATGGTAGAGAAGTATTTAAATTTGCTGTGAGAATTATGGGTGATGCATCTACGCGTGTAGTTGAGAAAGCTGGTTTATCGTCTGAAGACATAGACTTATTTGTTCCACATCAGGCTAATATTAGAATTATGGAATCTGCGAGAGAGAGATTAGGAATAGAAAGAGAAAAAATGAGTGTCTCAGTAAATAAATATGGTAATACTTCGGCTGCCTCAATACCATTAAGTATTAATCAAGAATTGCAAAATGGAAAAATCAAAGATGACGATACTTTAGTCTTAGTTGGCTTCGGTGGAGGTCTAACTTGGGGCGCAATCGTTATTAAATGGGGAAAATAG
- the fabF gene encoding beta-ketoacyl-ACP synthase II — protein MNKNNRVVITGIGALSPIGNDAKTTWDNALKGVNGIDKITRIDTDDYNVHLAGELKDFNIEDHIDRKEARRMDRFTQYAVVAAREAVKDAQLNINEKNADRIGVWIGSGIGGMETFEVAHTTLVERGPRRVSPFFVPMLIPDMATGQVSIDLGAKGPNGSTVTACATGTNSIGEAFKIIQRGDADAMVTGGTEAPITHMAIAGFSASRALSTNNDPETACRPFQEGRDGFVMGEGAGIVVLESLDSAKERGAEIYAEVVGYGSSGDAHHITAPAPEGEGGSRAMQAALDDAGIKAQDVQYLNAHGTSTPVGDLYEVQAIKNTFGDAAKSLKVSSTKSMTGHLLGATGGIEAIFSALSIRDSKVAPTIHAITPDEECDLDIVPNVAQDLDITYAMSNSLGFGGHNAVLVFKKFED, from the coding sequence ATGAATAAAAATAATAGAGTTGTTATAACGGGTATCGGAGCCTTATCTCCAATTGGTAACGATGCTAAAACAACATGGGACAATGCACTAAAAGGTGTTAACGGTATAGATAAAATCACAAGAATAGATACTGATGATTATAATGTACATCTTGCTGGTGAATTGAAAGATTTTAATATAGAAGACCACATTGATAGAAAAGAAGCTCGCCGTATGGATCGGTTTACACAATACGCGGTGGTTGCTGCAAGAGAAGCGGTTAAAGATGCACAATTAAATATTAATGAAAAAAATGCCGACCGTATTGGTGTATGGATTGGTTCTGGTATCGGTGGTATGGAAACTTTCGAAGTTGCACATACAACACTTGTAGAAAGAGGACCACGTCGAGTAAGTCCATTTTTCGTTCCAATGTTAATTCCTGATATGGCTACTGGTCAAGTTTCTATTGATTTAGGTGCCAAAGGGCCCAATGGTTCTACAGTAACAGCTTGTGCTACGGGGACTAACTCAATAGGTGAGGCATTTAAAATTATTCAACGTGGTGATGCAGATGCAATGGTGACTGGTGGAACAGAGGCACCTATTACACATATGGCAATCGCAGGGTTTAGTGCAAGTCGTGCATTATCTACAAACAATGACCCTGAAACAGCTTGTCGACCATTCCAAGAAGGCCGTGATGGCTTTGTTATGGGTGAAGGGGCAGGTATTGTTGTACTTGAATCATTAGATTCAGCTAAAGAGAGAGGCGCTGAAATTTACGCTGAAGTTGTAGGTTATGGTTCCTCTGGCGATGCACATCATATTACAGCACCTGCGCCTGAAGGTGAAGGTGGCTCACGAGCTATGCAAGCTGCTTTAGATGATGCTGGAATCAAAGCTCAAGATGTACAGTATTTAAATGCACATGGCACAAGTACACCTGTTGGAGATTTATATGAGGTTCAAGCGATTAAAAATACATTCGGTGATGCTGCGAAGTCATTAAAAGTAAGTTCAACTAAATCAATGACTGGACATTTATTAGGTGCTACAGGTGGAATTGAAGCTATTTTTTCTGCGCTATCAATTCGTGATTCAAAGGTAGCCCCTACAATACATGCAATCACACCAGACGAAGAATGTGATTTGGACATTGTTCCGAATGTAGCCCAAGACTTAGACATTACCTATGCAATGAGTAATAGTTTAGGATTTGGTGGACATAATGCAGTGTTAGTATTTAAAAAATTTGAAGACTAA
- a CDS encoding ABC transporter ATP-binding protein has translation MTETVLEVNDLHVSFDIAAGEVQAVRGVDFHLNKGETLAIVGESGSGKSVTTKAITKLFQKDTGRIKKGEILFLGEDLAQKSEKELIQLRGRDISMIFQDPMTSLNPTMQIGKQVMEPLIKHKKLSKAKAKQRALEILNLVGLPRAEKRFKAYPHQFSGGQRQRIVIAIALACEPKILIADEPTTALDVTMQAQILDLMKELQNKIETSIIFITHDLGVVANIADKVAVMYGGQMVETGDVNEIFYDPKHPYTWGLLSSMPDLTTSNDTDLIAIPGTPPDLLHPPIGDAFARRSRYALDIDFKEEPPWFKISPTHFVKSWLLDARAPKVTPPSMVQKRLRTMPSNYEQPHRVERVAFNE, from the coding sequence ATGACAGAAACGGTATTAGAAGTAAATGATTTGCACGTTTCCTTTGATATTGCTGCAGGAGAAGTGCAAGCTGTCAGAGGCGTGGATTTTCATTTAAATAAAGGGGAAACGTTAGCCATTGTTGGAGAATCTGGATCTGGAAAATCTGTAACAACTAAGGCAATTACAAAACTTTTTCAAAAGGATACAGGAAGAATAAAAAAGGGAGAAATCTTATTTTTAGGTGAGGACTTAGCTCAGAAAAGTGAAAAAGAACTGATACAGCTAAGAGGTCGAGATATTTCAATGATATTTCAGGATCCTATGACTTCTTTAAATCCAACAATGCAAATCGGAAAGCAAGTCATGGAACCTTTGATTAAACATAAGAAATTAAGTAAAGCAAAGGCCAAGCAAAGAGCATTGGAAATTTTGAATTTAGTTGGGTTACCTCGTGCTGAAAAACGATTTAAAGCTTATCCACATCAATTTTCAGGAGGACAACGTCAGAGAATAGTTATTGCAATAGCATTGGCATGTGAGCCTAAAATATTAATTGCTGATGAGCCTACAACTGCTTTAGATGTGACAATGCAGGCTCAAATTTTAGATCTTATGAAAGAACTACAAAATAAGATTGAAACTTCAATTATCTTTATTACGCATGATTTAGGCGTTGTAGCAAATATTGCGGACAAAGTAGCCGTAATGTATGGGGGACAGATGGTTGAAACAGGGGATGTGAATGAAATATTTTATGATCCTAAACATCCCTATACCTGGGGATTGCTTTCTTCAATGCCTGATTTAACAACCAGTAATGACACGGACTTAATTGCAATTCCAGGTACACCACCAGATTTACTTCATCCACCAATTGGTGATGCTTTCGCACGTAGAAGTCGATATGCTTTAGATATTGATTTTAAAGAAGAACCACCTTGGTTCAAAATTTCACCCACACATTTTGTTAAATCTTGGTTATTAGATGCAAGAGCTCCAAAAGTTACGCCACCTTCAATGGTTCAAAAACGATTAAGAACAATGCCAAGTAATTATGAACAACCACATAGAGTAGAGAGGGTGGCTTTTAATGAGTAA
- the opp3b gene encoding oligopeptide ABC transporter permease, whose product MTKYVLKRLCYMFVSLFIVITITFFLMKLMPGSPFNDTKLNAQQKEILNEKYGLNDPVALQYVNYLKNVVTGDFGNSFQYHNMPVWDLVKPRLIPSMEMGITAMVIGVVLGLVLGVAAATKQNTWVDYTTTIISVIAVSVPSFVLAVLLQYVFAVKLEWFPVAGWEGFSTAILPSLALSATVLATVARYIRAEMIEVLSSDYILLARAKGNSTLKVLFGHALRNALIPIITIIVPMLAGILTGTLTIENIFGVPGLGDQFVRSITTNDFSVIMATTILFSTLFIVSIFIVDILYGVIDPRIRVQGGKK is encoded by the coding sequence ATGACTAAATATGTGTTGAAACGATTGTGTTATATGTTTGTGTCGTTATTTATTGTTATAACAATTACATTTTTCTTAATGAAATTAATGCCAGGATCTCCGTTTAATGACACAAAACTTAATGCGCAACAAAAAGAAATATTAAATGAAAAGTACGGTTTGAATGATCCAGTAGCATTACAATATGTTAATTATTTGAAAAATGTAGTAACAGGTGATTTTGGCAACTCATTTCAATATCATAATATGCCAGTGTGGGATTTAGTTAAACCACGATTGATACCTTCAATGGAGATGGGAATAACAGCTATGGTTATTGGTGTTGTTTTAGGTTTAGTATTAGGTGTTGCTGCTGCTACTAAACAAAATACATGGGTAGACTATACAACAACAATTATCTCTGTTATCGCAGTATCAGTGCCGTCATTTGTCTTAGCAGTTTTATTGCAGTATGTATTTGCAGTTAAGTTAGAATGGTTTCCAGTTGCAGGATGGGAAGGTTTTTCTACAGCTATTTTACCTTCTCTAGCACTATCAGCTACAGTTTTAGCAACTGTTGCAAGATATATTAGAGCTGAAATGATTGAAGTACTCAGTTCAGATTACATACTTTTAGCTCGAGCTAAAGGAAATTCTACTTTAAAAGTGCTCTTTGGACATGCATTACGAAATGCATTAATTCCTATTATTACAATCATTGTACCTATGTTAGCAGGTATATTAACAGGAACATTAACAATTGAAAATATCTTTGGTGTTCCAGGATTAGGTGATCAATTTGTTCGTTCTATAACTACAAATGATTTTTCAGTCATCATGGCTACAACGATATTATTCAGTACTTTATTTATTGTTTCGATCTTTATTGTAGACATTTTATATGGTGTTATCGATCCAAGAATTCGTGTACAAGGGGGCAAGAAATAA
- a CDS encoding DUF3899 domain-containing protein — MSINSYLISSLFTPVLSIIIWLFYSNHFINLINILFYTSFIIFIIAFLILLIQEGIFDATSFGFRRLKYQLSSTKRKRMMKNDHFFNPQKVKKESYIISPWVVPTLIINLTYIIVSIGVSLLI, encoded by the coding sequence ATGTCCATAAATTCTTATTTGATTTCGTCATTATTTACGCCAGTTTTATCAATAATTATATGGTTATTTTATTCAAATCACTTTATAAATTTAATCAATATCTTATTTTATACATCATTCATTATTTTTATAATTGCTTTCCTTATTTTACTCATTCAAGAAGGAATATTTGATGCTACAAGTTTTGGATTTCGTCGTTTAAAGTATCAACTTTCCTCAACTAAGAGAAAACGTATGATGAAAAATGACCACTTTTTCAATCCACAAAAAGTTAAAAAAGAAAGTTATATTATTTCCCCATGGGTAGTTCCAACATTGATTATTAACCTCACTTATATAATTGTGAGTATCGGAGTATCTTTATTAATATAA
- a CDS encoding YjzD family protein gives MRYLMTFIWAVLLLQMVNFVLNSLNSGPELNVINPIIIAVIFTIVVAILDPILKPSKGSNQYES, from the coding sequence ATGAGATACCTCATGACATTCATTTGGGCAGTATTGTTACTTCAAATGGTTAATTTCGTATTGAATAGCTTAAATAGTGGACCAGAACTAAATGTAATTAATCCAATTATTATTGCTGTCATCTTCACTATTGTTGTAGCTATTTTAGATCCAATTCTTAAGCCGTCTAAAGGTTCAAATCAATACGAATCTTAA
- the clpB gene encoding ATP-dependent chaperone ClpB encodes MDINQMTYAVQGALQKAVAYSKEYELQNIEVEALLKAAMNENDSLFKSILERANIDVDQLIKAYDNQLSHYPTVQGDNVQYGQYISAKTNELLDKAEKYMKSYEDEFISMEHILRAAIDTDETTQKWVGNKVEVIKEIITKVRGGNHVTSQNPEVNYEALEKYGRDLVEEVRQGKMDPVIGRDEEIRNTIRILSRKTKNNPVLIGEPGVGKTAIVEGLAQRIVRKDVPESLLDKTIFELDLSALVAGAKYRGEFEERLKAVLKEVKESEGRIILFIDEIHMLVGAGKTDGAMDAGNMLKPMLARGELHCIGATTLNEYREYIEKDSALERRFQKVGVSEPDVEDTISILRGLKERYEVYHGVRIQDRALVAAAELSDRYITDRFLPDKAIDLVDQACATIRTEMGSNPTELDQVNRRVMQLEIEESALKNESDNASKHRLEELQEELSNEKEKQSSLKSRVEQEKEKIAKVQEKRAELDSSRQALEDAQTEGNLEKAAELQYGTIPQLEKELQKFEEAFQDETGEDSERMIREVVSDEEIGDIVSQWTGIPVSKLVETEREKLLSLSDILHKRVVGQDKAVDLVSDAVVRARAGIKDPNRPIGSFLFLGPTGVGKTELAKSLASSLFDSEKHMIRIDMSEYMEKHAVSRLIGAPPGYVGHDEGGQLTEAVRRNPYSVILLDEVEKAHSDVFNVLLQILDEGRLTDSKGRSVDFKNTIIIMTSNIGSQVLLENVKDAGEISDDTEKAVMDSLHAYFKPEILNRMDDIVLFKPLSVNDMSMIVDKILTQLNMRLLDQHISIEVTEEAKKWLGEEAYEPQFGARPLKRFVQRQIETPIARMMIKESLPEGTIIKVDLNDNKELDFKVVKPTS; translated from the coding sequence TTGGATATTAATCAAATGACATATGCTGTACAAGGTGCCTTACAAAAAGCAGTCGCGTACAGTAAAGAATATGAATTACAAAACATTGAAGTTGAAGCATTGTTAAAAGCTGCAATGAATGAAAATGATAGTTTATTTAAAAGTATATTAGAACGAGCAAATATTGATGTTGATCAATTAATAAAAGCATACGATAATCAATTAAGTCATTATCCAACTGTACAAGGTGACAATGTTCAGTATGGACAGTATATTAGTGCTAAAACAAATGAATTATTAGACAAAGCCGAGAAATATATGAAGTCCTATGAAGATGAGTTTATTTCTATGGAGCATATATTACGTGCAGCCATAGATACTGATGAAACTACTCAAAAATGGGTCGGCAATAAAGTAGAAGTGATAAAAGAAATTATAACTAAAGTTAGAGGGGGAAATCATGTGACATCTCAAAATCCAGAAGTAAACTATGAAGCTTTAGAAAAATATGGTCGTGATCTTGTAGAAGAAGTACGTCAAGGTAAAATGGACCCTGTCATCGGTAGAGATGAAGAAATACGTAATACAATTCGTATATTAAGTCGAAAAACAAAAAATAATCCGGTTTTAATCGGTGAACCAGGTGTAGGTAAAACTGCAATTGTTGAAGGTTTAGCACAACGAATTGTACGTAAAGACGTTCCAGAATCATTACTCGATAAAACGATTTTCGAGCTTGATTTAAGTGCCTTAGTTGCAGGTGCAAAATATAGAGGTGAATTTGAAGAACGTTTAAAAGCAGTATTGAAAGAAGTAAAAGAATCTGAAGGTCGAATCATCTTATTCATTGATGAAATTCATATGTTAGTAGGCGCTGGTAAAACTGATGGTGCTATGGACGCAGGAAACATGTTGAAACCAATGCTTGCGCGTGGTGAATTGCATTGTATAGGTGCTACGACATTAAATGAATATCGTGAATATATTGAAAAAGATTCAGCATTAGAACGTCGTTTCCAAAAAGTTGGGGTCAGTGAACCTGATGTTGAGGATACAATATCAATTTTACGTGGTCTAAAAGAACGTTATGAGGTCTACCATGGTGTACGTATACAAGACCGTGCACTTGTTGCAGCGGCTGAGCTATCTGATAGATATATTACCGATAGATTTTTGCCAGATAAAGCTATAGATTTAGTCGACCAAGCGTGTGCGACAATACGTACAGAAATGGGATCAAATCCAACAGAGTTAGACCAAGTAAATCGTCGAGTAATGCAATTAGAAATTGAAGAAAGTGCCTTGAAAAATGAATCTGATAACGCAAGTAAACATCGTTTAGAAGAGCTTCAAGAGGAATTATCTAATGAAAAAGAAAAACAATCCTCTTTAAAATCACGTGTTGAACAAGAAAAAGAAAAAATTGCTAAAGTACAAGAAAAACGTGCTGAACTAGATAGTAGTCGTCAAGCTCTTGAAGATGCACAAACAGAAGGTAATCTTGAAAAAGCAGCAGAATTACAATATGGTACAATTCCGCAATTAGAAAAAGAATTGCAAAAATTTGAGGAAGCCTTTCAAGATGAAACTGGCGAAGATAGTGAAAGAATGATTCGTGAAGTCGTTTCAGATGAAGAAATAGGCGACATAGTTAGTCAATGGACAGGTATACCTGTATCTAAACTTGTGGAAACAGAAAGAGAAAAGCTATTAAGTTTAAGTGACATCTTACACAAACGTGTAGTAGGTCAAGATAAAGCAGTTGATTTAGTATCAGACGCAGTAGTTAGAGCACGTGCTGGAATTAAAGATCCGAATAGACCAATCGGAAGTTTCTTATTCTTAGGACCTACTGGAGTAGGTAAAACTGAATTAGCAAAATCGCTTGCTTCATCACTTTTCGATTCTGAAAAACATATGATTAGAATTGATATGAGCGAATATATGGAAAAACATGCTGTATCACGTTTAATTGGTGCACCTCCAGGTTATGTAGGTCACGATGAAGGTGGTCAATTAACTGAAGCAGTTAGACGTAATCCATACTCAGTTATTTTGTTAGACGAAGTTGAAAAAGCACATAGCGATGTTTTTAATGTATTACTTCAAATACTAGATGAAGGTCGTCTTACGGATTCTAAAGGTAGAAGTGTTGACTTTAAAAATACCATTATCATCATGACTAGTAATATTGGTTCACAAGTATTACTTGAAAATGTAAAAGATGCTGGTGAAATTAGTGATGATACAGAGAAAGCAGTTATGGACAGTCTACATGCATACTTCAAACCTGAAATATTAAATCGTATGGATGACATCGTGTTATTTAAACCATTATCAGTTAATGATATGAGTATGATTGTAGATAAAATTTTAACACAATTAAATATGAGATTATTAGATCAACATATCTCAATTGAAGTGACAGAAGAAGCGAAAAAATGGCTAGGTGAAGAAGCGTATGAACCACAATTTGGTGCAAGACCATTAAAACGCTTTGTTCAACGACAAATAGAAACTCCAATTGCACGTATGATGATTAAAGAAAGTCTACCTGAAGGTACAATAATTAAAGTAGATTTAAATGACAATAAAGAACTTGATTTTAAGGTTGTTAAACCTACGTCTTAA